The following are encoded together in the Malaya genurostris strain Urasoe2022 chromosome 3, Malgen_1.1, whole genome shotgun sequence genome:
- the LOC131434184 gene encoding uncharacterized protein LOC131434184 translates to MDILPSGNIFRELQIIHDTGCFSSESSIEDQWQQTKPRTTNAKRAPKGEGTVERGSLLLKVGLNYSIKMTVVSGRRQSSSSSSSSSSSAATSSSLYLSSSSGDLTKTCTIGLDDCGSNWQHQRKESKRCLMLLVEAHNAV, encoded by the exons ATGGATATACTACCGAGCGGAAACATCTTTCGAGAGCTGCAGATCATCCACGACACCGGATGTTTCTCGTCGGAATCCTCGATCGAGGACCAATGGCAACAG ACCAAACCTCGAACCACGAACGCGAAACGGGCACCAAAGGGAGAGGGAACGGTGGAACGGGGGTCTCTTCTGCTGAAAGTTGGATTGAATTATTCTATTAAGATGACCGTCGTCTCTGGTCGTCG CCAgtcgtcatcatcgtcgtcgtcgtcgtcgtcgtcggcggCGACGTCATCTTCGTTGTATTTGTCGTCTTCTTCGGGTGACTTGACTAAAACTTGTACAATTGGACTTGATGATTGTGGGAGCAAC TGGCAGCACCAGCGCAAGGAGAGCAAGCGCTGCCTAATGCTGCTGGTTGAAGCTCACAATGCCGTTTAA